aataaatgtatgtttttttctttatatcgaAGCCGAGTCTTGTGTTGTACGATTGTTGTGTACGGCTGTAATTAACGCGGAATCATTGctattacattttatgaacGCGCCGAATTGCCTCTTTCGCGGAGAAGCTCGAAACTTCGGGTTTTTGCGATGTCGCTGTAGTAAAGACAGTTTCGCCTTTTATGCGCCGTTTCACGTTTACGCTTTTGATTTGGAAAGACGTGTCGGTATTTATCTGGAGATGTTACGCGAAACAGCAAGAGACTAATGATAATTTCGGCGAACTCAGATAGGGTATTCTCGTAAAGTGAGCGGGAACATTTTATAAGTGGCACCCTGCGTGCGTTGGAAACGAGCGAAACTCAGGTGGAGCTTTATTATTCAGCGACAATACCATTGGAATTTTCAATTAAGACCCGAATTTCACCAAAGAAATCAATTTAGCCTGAAAGAATCGAGGAGGCTCGGGGCTATTCCGTTGCGTTCTATTGCACTGAATAAATCGTTTCACGAAACCTGTTCCGCGCGGTTGATTCGTTACTCGATCTGATTGCGACGGGTCTCTAACGACCTGCGATGGAAACCCGATCCGATTGTGTGCACGAGTAGGCACGTGCCCGTCCGTGAAAGACGGCGCGAGCGTCGCGAAGATGATCGTATTTATTTCCCAAGCAGCATAGTCAACAAGGTGACACGGACGTGCGAAAGTTGACCCCTTTTCGAGCGCTCTTGACacgatataataatctttctaCTCTCCGACGAGtttgttgaattaattttttttctttctgtagaaaaatcagaacttgaaaaataaaatttgtcagaATATTAAAAGGACAGATGTCGAGCGGTTGAACGGCGCTCTCCCGACTCGAACGCAACGTGCGCCGGAATAAGGAAGCGCTTCCTCTTCCTCGCCGGCACCGGCGCGACGAGGAAGGGGCGATCGTTGCTAGTTGCAGAGAGAAACAGTGTGCAATAGCGATTGGAGGTCGGAGAACAAGAGAGGCGCGACGAGGGAAGGCTTCTTCGTCTCCTCCACGACGCGCGGCGCGAGAATCCGCACGGAAGAGCGAAGGGAAGGAGCGGCGCGAGTGAGACGGCGAGACGTCGGCGGAAGAGCGACAAGGAAGCGTTCGGACGCAAGGACGAAGACGGAGCAGCGaagcgccgccgccgccgccgccgccgccgtcgccgtgtCGTAGGCTCGACTTGTGTGCTCGCAGCCACAAACTACCCGACCATCACGCAGCACGGATCCACCACACGAAACTTACCTGTTTCTTACTGACGTTCACCCCGTCGTGTGACACCGTTCCAGGACACGACCTTTTACTCGTCCTTGCGGTCCTTCGCAGTCCGGCGCGCGTTGCACCCTTTATCGGAACCGCTTGAAATTCGGGGATCAATCTTGGAGCATCGAAATCGGCGGACGAGAAGCTCTGGAAAGATCGAGAACATCAGAgacaataattttgcaaattctaTGTCATGTCATCACTAATGGTACACGTTGGAGTACGAAGAGGAGATTTGTGAAGGGTTGAAGTTTACTGCGACGACG
This window of the Linepithema humile isolate Giens D197 chromosome 1, Lhum_UNIL_v1.0, whole genome shotgun sequence genome carries:
- the LOC105677989 gene encoding uncharacterized protein isoform X2, with translation MLMSSVCNHGTVAVFRVTIRVACVTFREGKKWLNLTYRRRGSLHYPVGFCLRWHGNYAGGAFSQSFSSADFDAPRLIPEFQAVPIKGATRAGLRRTARTSKRSCPGTVSHDGVNVSKKQVSFVWWIRAA